From the Lolium rigidum isolate FL_2022 chromosome 2, APGP_CSIRO_Lrig_0.1, whole genome shotgun sequence genome, one window contains:
- the LOC124693570 gene encoding uncharacterized protein YtoI-like isoform X2 — protein MACINTLQSCSMFKGAKAEGGARRGRASGVGCRASTFMDGNGLRLGLDENPDAIISGEWPENFSLISYDDFRVYLQSQQQQDAQAGDQRVALLREAMSTPVLMATADQTLEEVEGHFEFVSGLPVVDSARRCVGVLVKSDRTRASHGSRTKIAQVMTSPAITLSCDRTVTDAAALMLKKKIHRLPIVNQDNQVIGIVTRDDVLRALEAMLKI, from the exons ATGGCTTGCATCAATACCTTGCAGAGCTGCTCCATGTTCAAAGGGGCCAAGGCCGAGGGCGGCGCCAGGAGGGGCAGAGCCAGTGGCGTCGGGTGCCGGGCGTCGACGTTCATGGACGGGAACGGGCTCCGGCTGGGCCTCGACGAGAACCCTGATGCCATCATCTCCGGCGAGTGGCCCGAgaacttctccctcatcagctacGACGATTTCCGCGTATACCTTCAGTCCCAGCAGCAGCAGGATGCCCAGGCTGGGGATCAG CGGGTAGCGCTCTTGCGCGAGGCCATGTCGACGCCTGTCTTGATGGCCACAGCAGATCAGACGCTGGAGGAGGTTGAAGGCCACTTTGAGTTTGTGTCGGGCCTCCCGGTTGTAGACAGTGCTCGGAGATGTGTTGGGGTGCTCGTCAAGAGCGATCGAACAAGAGCTTCACATGGG TCAAGGACAAAGATTGCACAAGTGATGACCTCTCCAGCGATCACGCTATCATGTGATAGAACAGTGACCG ATGCCGCTGCTCTGATGCTCAAAAAGAAGATCCACAGATTACCAATAGTAAATCAGGACAACCAAGTGATAG GTATAGTTACCCGTGATGACGTACTTCGCGCGTTGGAGGCCATGCTGAAGATTTAG
- the LOC124693570 gene encoding uncharacterized protein YtoI-like isoform X1, translated as MACINTLQSCSMFKGAKAEGGARRGRASGVGCRASTFMDGNGLRLGLDENPDAIISGEWPENFSLISYDDFRVYLQSQQQQDAQAGDQQRVALLREAMSTPVLMATADQTLEEVEGHFEFVSGLPVVDSARRCVGVLVKSDRTRASHGSRTKIAQVMTSPAITLSCDRTVTDAAALMLKKKIHRLPIVNQDNQVIGIVTRDDVLRALEAMLKI; from the exons ATGGCTTGCATCAATACCTTGCAGAGCTGCTCCATGTTCAAAGGGGCCAAGGCCGAGGGCGGCGCCAGGAGGGGCAGAGCCAGTGGCGTCGGGTGCCGGGCGTCGACGTTCATGGACGGGAACGGGCTCCGGCTGGGCCTCGACGAGAACCCTGATGCCATCATCTCCGGCGAGTGGCCCGAgaacttctccctcatcagctacGACGATTTCCGCGTATACCTTCAGTCCCAGCAGCAGCAGGATGCCCAGGCTGGGGATCAG CAGCGGGTAGCGCTCTTGCGCGAGGCCATGTCGACGCCTGTCTTGATGGCCACAGCAGATCAGACGCTGGAGGAGGTTGAAGGCCACTTTGAGTTTGTGTCGGGCCTCCCGGTTGTAGACAGTGCTCGGAGATGTGTTGGGGTGCTCGTCAAGAGCGATCGAACAAGAGCTTCACATGGG TCAAGGACAAAGATTGCACAAGTGATGACCTCTCCAGCGATCACGCTATCATGTGATAGAACAGTGACCG ATGCCGCTGCTCTGATGCTCAAAAAGAAGATCCACAGATTACCAATAGTAAATCAGGACAACCAAGTGATAG GTATAGTTACCCGTGATGACGTACTTCGCGCGTTGGAGGCCATGCTGAAGATTTAG
- the LOC124691064 gene encoding protein LUTEIN DEFICIENT 5, chloroplastic-like, protein MPRALWKEVKKIPGRLRLAPAPSRRSPLLRCSASGDGGPDPALEEQRRRKAELAARISSGEFTAQGPGWVAPLAARLARLGPPGELAAGLLTKVAGAGAARRGPELPQATGSISSVVGEAFFIPLYDLFLTYGGVFRLNFGPKSFLIVSDPAVAKHILRDNAKAYSKGILAEILEFVMGTGLIPADGEVWRVRRRAIVPAMHQKYVTAMIGLFGKASDRLCQKLDKAATDGEDVEMESLFSRLTLDVIGKAVFNYEFDSLSYDNGIVEAVYVTLREAEMRSTSPIPTWEIPIWKDISPRQRKVNEALVLINNILDELIATCKRMVDEEDLQFHEEYMNEQDPSILHFLLASGDDVSSKQLRDDLMTMLIAGHETSAAVLTWTFYLLSKYPNVMSKLQAEVDAVLGDGLPTLEDLKKLKYTTRVINESLRLYPQPPVLIRRSLEDDMLGEYPIGRGEDIFISVWNLHRCPKHWEDADVFNPERWPLDGPNPNETNQKFSYLPFGGGPRKCVGDMFATFENVVATAMLVKRFDFQMAPGAPPVEMTTGATIHTTKGLNMTVTRRTKPPVIPNLQMKVVSDSEGRTFSTAPVGVSTASIASGEDQQEEVSTSRV, encoded by the exons ATGCCGCGCGCGCTGTGGAAGGAAGTGAAGAAGATACCG GGCCGCCTCCGCCTGGCTCCTGCACCCAGCCGCCGCAGCCCGCTCCTTCGCTGCTCCGCGTCCGGCGACGGAGGCCCCGACCCGGCCCTCGAAGAGCAGAGGCGCCGCAAGGCCGAGCTGGCCGCCCGCATTTCGTCCGGCGAGTTCACCGCCCAGGGCCCCGG ATGGGTCGCTCCCCTCGCGGCGAGGCTGGCCAGGCTCGGCCCGCCGGGGGAGCTCGCGGCGGGGCTGCTCACCAAGGTAGCGGGCGCCGGCGCGGCGCGCAGGGGCCCGGAGCTGCCGCAGGCCACGGGGTCGATCAGTTCGGTCGTCGGAGAGGCCTTCTTCATCCCGCTCTACGACCTCTTCCTCACCTACGGCGGCGTCTTCCGCCTCAACTTCGGGCCCAAG TCTTTCCTTATTGTCTCTGATCCTGCCGTGGCCAAGCACATTCTCAGGGACAACGCCAAGGCTTATTCCAAG GGCATTCTCGCGGAGATATTGGAGTTTGTGATGGGTACGGGGTTGATCCCAGCCGATGGGGAGGTTTGGCGTGTTCGACGCCGCGCAATCGTACCAGCAATGCATCAGAAG TATGTGACAGCGATGATCGGTCTCTTCGGCAAAGCTTCCGACCGCCTCTGCCAGAAGTTGGACAAGGCGGCAACGGACGGAGAGGATGTGGAGATGGAATCTCTCTTCTCTCGACTGACGCTGGATGTCATCGGGAAGGCGGTGTTCAATTATGAGTTTGATTCATTATCTTACGATAATGGAATAGTCGAG GCTGTGTATGTAACACTACGAGAAGCAGAAATGCGGAGCACTTCTCCTATACCAACTTGGGAAATACCCATATGGAAAGACATCTCCCCTCGGCAGAGGAAAGTCAATGAAGCTCTTGTACTGATAAATAATATTCTCGATGAACTAATTGCTACATGCAAG AGGATGGTAGATGAAGAAGATCTACAGTTTCATGAGGAATACATGAATGAGCAGGATCCTAGTATTCTTCACTTCCTGTTGGCATCTGGAGATGAT GTATCCAGCAAGCAGCTCCGTGATGATCTGATGACAATGCTCATAGCTGGCCATGAGACCTCTGCAGCAGTCTTAACGTGGACATTTTATCTTCTATCTAAG TATCCGAATGTAATGTCCAAGCTCCAAGCTGAG GTTGATGCTGTTCTAGGAGATGGTTTACCAACGCTTGAGGATCTGAAAAAGCTAAAGTACACTACTCGAGTTATTAACGAA TCTTTGAGACTATATCCGCAGCCACCAGTTTTGATTCGCCGCTCCCTTGAGGATGATATGCTAGGGGAATACCCAATCGGCAG GGGAGAAGACATTTTTATATCCGTATGGAACCTTCATCGCTGCCCAAAGCATTGGGAGGATGCAGATGTTTTCAATCCAGAAAGGTGGCCTTTGGACGGACCCAACCCAAATGAGACAAACCAAAAATTCAG TTACTTACCATTTGGTGGTGGACCAAGGAAATGTGTAGGTGATATGTTTGCTACTTTTGAG AATGTTGTGGCAACGGCAATGCTTGTCAAGCGGTTTGATTTTCAGATGGCTCCAGgagcacctccg GTCGAGATGACAACCGGAGCAACAATTCACACAACCAAGGGCTTGAACATGACTGTTACTCGGAGGACAAAGCCACCTGTAATTCCAAACTTACAGATGAAAGTTGTTTCCGATTCAGAAGGACGCACATTTTCTACTGCACCGGTGGGTGTTTCTACTGCTAGTATTGCTTCTGGAGAAGATCAGCAAGAGGAGGTGTCGACAAGTCGAGTGTGA